ttaaaaattataaatcaaattctacaaaaaaaaaaattactaaaaaatttggaaaaatattaatttcaagaaaaattaaacaaattaaaaacaatgttaagttaaataaaaaaaaaatataaaacaagtagaAGTTAAAGCcaaattcatacaaaaaaaaaaaggaaaaattaaagattttgaaaagaaaattataaatattttcaaactgcCTTGatgtaaggtttttttttaaataaataaattacattcaaatatattagattagaaattttaaataataataataataaaaaaaaataactaaataatatgaggaaatttttgttttttgatttttaaatacaaataataataaaaagtatttataataaaaataagtaagtaGTACAAGTCAAAACTCACAAATCTAGCTGGTCGTAATACAGGAAATCGTCTGCTCCCGCCGTTAGAGGCGTGTGTGATGACTCAGCAGCCGTATAGGGTATATGGCTGCTGCTGCTTGGACCAGCATATGAATCGTCTTCATAGCTGGCGTCTTCGTTCATTTCGTCGTTATTCTCCATATCGTTATCATCGTCTTCCGGATCTTCGGCGGCCGAAGTATCTTCCGATGATTGTTCCATGTACTCTTCCATGGAATTGGAGTATCTTACATTGCGTTGTTCTCTGTCGCCACGATCGCTGGTGGTTTCGGCGTGCGGATCGTAGTTGTCGAACAGTGTGGTGCTGGGCATCAGAGAGGTAGTTTCCCAAAATTTAGGCCTCAGCGTGGACGTGGACGAACTTTGGGTGGAGGTGGAAGCTGCTGTTTTTTCGGTGGTTGTGCCCGAggcttttttgttgtttttcttgttgttgttattgggGTTGTTGATACCGCCTCTTTTGGAATTCTTCTGCTTTTTCTTTGAGCCGCCATTATTATTGGCgttgttttgattatttttagctGCCTGTCTTCCCGCCCCACCGCCTCCAGCGCCCCgattcatatttaatttttttccacgGCGATTATTGGGCCCTAAGCCATCTGTACCCAATCCATTTTTACCCTGACCTCTTCTATTGTTACCCTGCTGCTTTTTAGAGCCTCCTTTCTTCGTGCACATAGGTGGCAGCACTATGTCAGTGACCCCCGCTTGTTGCTGCTGCAGCAGCAAATCTCGACACTTTTGCTGTCGAATGGGCCCCAGCTGATTGCCACGCTTTGTGAAGGATGTGGGCCGGTTAAGGGGTGTGGTGCAATTGTGTTGTTCTTCGTTTTCGAAACGCCGGCATTTTCGTTTCTTGCCCGCTTTCTTGCCGCCTCTGTGACTACCAGTTTGAGGTGCTGTACTATTGCTAATACTACTCGTCGCTGTTGAACTGTCACTGTGGCTATTGCTACTACTTGTGTGTTTACTATTACTAATGCTATTACTAATATGGCCATTATTTTGACTAATGCTAATACTACTCGggctactactactactatctCTATTTGTTTCTGGTCTGCTATTGCTATTGCTACTACTGCTACTACTTCGACTATTcgaacttaaattatttttatcattGGCAACAGGAACGTTGTTCAAAACTTGGCCATTAGTATGCggatgattattattattaggattaactaaactattttctttatctaaatttctacttaaagtatttttactattactattattgttattattactattGTTTGGATTGCACTTGGGTCGtgctttaaagtttttactgtcGATCAATTCGATCAACGGTTTGCCAGTATCACAGAGTTGGCGTATGCCATGTTTAACACGATTTGCACCGAAATTTTTCGCAATCAGCTGTTCGACACGCTCTTGCGGCACCGTCTCGGGTATAGCATTCGTATATGTTGCTAATTTGCCCAACGAACGGCTGGGTGGTATTTGTAATTTACGCGGCTCTCCATGGCGATTCAACGCCAAATAGTATTTGCGCCGCGTATTCGAATTATAGGTGGATGAATAGGTATTGTAGTTGTGCTGTTCCATGCTTTCATTGAAGACACAATCGTCCGTAAATTCTTTCTGTAACGAGAAGCTATAGTAagttatttggttattttttaatgttttttttgtttagtgttAAAGTTAAATGCGCTAAACAGTTTCCCTGGTTTCTGCTCACGTGTCTTTTTTGTTTCGTTTCAGTTAAAACTAAAGTTAGTAAGttttcttaataattaaaaaaaataacaaaattatagaaATCTACTAAATACCACGCCCCAAGACACTAAAATCGCATGATGCACTGCGTGTGTGTGTGATtcaatttatgattttaattggGTAAACAAAAATTGGCAATGCTTCCCAGTTGACAGTTTAACATGCGCTGCGCTGCCAACACAAAAGAAAATTCTGTCTGTGTATCAACTTACAACATTCTCATTTCAAATCGATTGTCAATTAGTTTTCAAACAACATTTGCtacaattctttttattttttgtataagcATTTTGTCTAACAAACACCTGTGCGAAACGAAAACTATATACACTATGACAATTGAATTTTCATTTAAGAAATCTAAACATTTTAAGGCGGTTGAATTCTAAAGAGAAGTTTAGCTGACAACTTCACGCCCAACCAAAAAGCATTCGAATTTCTATTAATGCCAGCAgacattttaaatagtttttaggaAAAACAAACCTATTAAAGATATTAAGTAATGTCGAAACTGCAGATATTTAGTTCAAAATCTACGtcacaattttaatttctttaataacgAGCTGTTTTCCTCAAGTTGAAATAAACAAACCCATAAATTTTCGCAATTTTACAACCAAATCTTGTCTAAAAGCTAAGGattgctttaaaataaatacaaaaatattatttataatagaaaaaagttattcatgaaattttggaaatgaaaattcaaatgaggaaatatgtatgtttgttaagGGGAACTTGGTAAAGATGAAATTTTTATACccggaaaaataaatatgaacacATGAGGCGATTTTATACAAGTTAGAATATATGAAAATTCTAGcgaattcaataatttttgatttatggAGTTTGGCGTTTAAAAATAGTTCTTTCATTTTtgtgaatgtcaaactccaAGTATGatcaatttataaattgtttccAATTTGCCAGAATTCGCCAGAGCAAGGTGCAAGTTTATATATCAAAATGCATCAAAATGCTTGACAAAATGAATATGATGGAGGTAGTAATTACAGACAAAATAGAATAGATTTAGGCAACAAAAAGAGgaacaaacaattttacaaatagTGGGCATTAAGCCAATTGTAAAGTGCATTTTTGTACGTTTGTGTAtgcaataattatttttaaaagaatttattttataatgatttgttttagtaaaaacagaattaaacacaaataattGTAGTTTTTCTACAATTGACATAGTTTTCACTTaggtaaatttaattttttttttttttttttttttaacgtttatttatttatcgaatctgccttacttaggcctgacaataagtaataaaatcttataactaaaattaaaactaaatgctctctgacgggagcgttgatgttcataagggccacatcttagcggggtggtagatcggctctacgaagccttgatcttgtttgggtctgtgtgagatgtcttgcaagcgggttcgggtggttccacaatttcatgatgtatttctcacggacattcTTGAATTCGTCTTTAACCAACGGTACTTGTAGGTCTctatggatgttctcatttcttatgtaccaaggtgcacctgtcattatcctaagaattctcgattgggccctctgtataagttcaatactggaattactggccgttccccacaattggattccatatgtccagattggttttaaaacacatttatacaggatgactttatagtcaaggcttaattttgattggtgattgagtaaccagtgaaggctagatgctcttaacttcatgtgaagtctcttggcttctatatgacgacgccaagtaagtcgtctatccaagtgaataccaaggtatgtaacagtatctgtctgtggaatgtttatgttatttagtgtgataggtggacaatcaccccttctgagagtaaatgtgatgtgtttacttttgagttcatttactcgtattctccagttattcaaccatatctccacgagtctcagataatttgccaatttcgtagaagctacc
The nucleotide sequence above comes from Calliphora vicina chromosome 1, idCalVici1.1, whole genome shotgun sequence. Encoded proteins:
- the bnl gene encoding probable serine/threonine-protein kinase DDB_G0282963 isoform X1, translating into MRRNLRLDWRALALLGALLSIIIDWPGLVYAMPTILPPVAAIAADAAPIDTLNIIKNDKILNFFPAEAANDHPHQKDSKMKNEFTTTSHQILNENLNSFSTTTVPTPSTSIYSEEMATETETEQQPPTQRLTTTINEKQQVNENYNSISDNNKQINDKKQENDQEEITAIHKTQQQQQNSQDESAAVQKVSLLNTHTKNSTTNIISLSKSTNNTQPTISTTPPPPSTTESSAKIQSTLMPTTLAEPSANDDELQQHQQQQPPFNSHLTNTNLRNNFKFSSSHHLAILSRTERSIRSSSSSSSSSANVSSWGMPLASSGSSSSRSSSTGGVGVLVRRSSDMSVLKSKRLNNSRNLQHKNNLDRNERSTVSHLSGPSRKIQLYIKNRFIQLLPDGTVNGTQDEQCDYTILQRSTVEVGRIKIQGVATCLYLCMDPCGAVYGSKEFTDDCVFNESMEQHNYNTYSSTYNSNTRRKYYLALNRHGEPRKLQIPPSRSLGKLATYTNAIPETVPQERVEQLIAKNFGANRVKHGIRQLCDTGKPLIELIDSKNFKARPKCNPNNSNNNNNSNSKNTLSRNLDKENSLVNPNNNNHPHTNGQVLNNVPVANDKNNLSSNSRSSSSSSNSNSRPETNRDSSSSSPSSISISQNNGHISNSISNSKHTSSSNSHSDSSTATSSISNSTAPQTGSHRGGKKAGKKRKCRRFENEEQHNCTTPLNRPTSFTKRGNQLGPIRQQKCRDLLLQQQQAGVTDIVLPPMCTKKGGSKKQQGNNRRGQGKNGLGTDGLGPNNRRGKKLNMNRGAGGGGAGRQAAKNNQNNANNNGGSKKKQKNSKRGGINNPNNNNKKNNKKASGTTTEKTAASTSTQSSSTSTLRPKFWETTSLMPSTTLFDNYDPHAETTSDRGDREQRNVRYSNSMEEYMEQSSEDTSAAEDPEDDDNDMENNDEMNEDASYEDDSYAGPSSSSHIPYTAAESSHTPLTAGADDFLYYDQLDFKGCPNDTTELHACDEGFLGKSNLEQPNNEVSGNGPYRIYLHVW
- the bnl gene encoding probable serine/threonine-protein kinase DDB_G0282963 isoform X2 yields the protein MRRNLRLDWRALALLGALLSIIIDWPGLVYAMPTILPPVAAIAADAAPIDTLNIIKNDKILNFFPAEAANDHPHQKDSKMKNEFTTTSHQILNENLNSFSTTTVPTPSTSIYSEEMATETETEQQPPTQRLTTTINEKQQVNENYNSISDNNKQINDKKQENDQEEITAIHKTQQQQQNSQDESAAVQKVSLLNTHTKNSTTNIISLSKSTNNTQPTISTTPPPPSTTESSAKIQSTLMPTTLAEPSANDDELQQHQQQQPPFNSHLTNTNLRNNFKFSSSHHLAILSRTERSIRSSSSSSSSSANVSSWGMPLASSGSSSSRSSSTGGVGVLVRRSSDMSVLKSKRLNNSRNLQHKNNLDRNERSTVSHLSGPSRKIQLYIKNRFIQLLPDGTVNGTQDEQCDYTILQRSTVEVGRIKIQGVATCLYLCMDPCGAVYGSKEFTDDCVFNESMEQHNYNTYSSTYNSNTRRKYYLALNRHGEPRKLQIPPSRSLGKLATYTNAIPETVPQERVEQLIAKNFGANRVKHGIRQLCDTGKPLIELIDSKNFKARPKCNPNNSNNNNNSNSKNTLSRNLDKENSLVNPNNNNHPHTNGQVLNNVPVANDKNNLSSNSRSSSSSSNSNSRPETNRDSSSSSPSSISISQNNGHISNSISNSKHTSSSNSHSDSSTATSSISNSTAPQTGSHRGGKKAGKKRKCRRFENEEQHNCTTPLNRPTSFTKRGNQLGPIRQQKCRDLLLQQQQAGVTDIVLPPMCTKKGGSKKQQGNNRRGQGKNGLGTDGLGPNNRRGKKLNMNRGAGGGGAGRQAAKNNQNNANNNGGSKKKQKNSKRGGINNPNNNNKKNNKKASGTTTEKTAASTSTQSSSTSTLRPKFWETTSLMPSTTLFDNYDPHAETTSDRGDREQRNVRYSNSMEEYMEQSSEDTSAAEDPEDDDNDMENNDEMNEDASYEDDSYAGPSSSSHIPYTAAESSHTPLTAGADDFLYYDQLDFLPMGLWEFIAVLWILAWSLQTLS